A window of the Sabethes cyaneus chromosome 1, idSabCyanKW18_F2, whole genome shotgun sequence genome harbors these coding sequences:
- the LOC128732982 gene encoding larval cuticle protein A3A-like: MAFKFLTFCALVAVARAGVISSPLTYAAPAPVAYAHAPAHVAYAAPVTKTLVAAPITKTVVADEYDPNPQYSFSYGISDALTGDSKSQQESRNGDVVQGSYSVVDPDGIKRTVEYTADPHNGFNAVVHREPLGVKTIAAAPVAKVVAAAPVAYAAPVAKTISYAAPVAKLAAAPVAYAAPAYAYHH, from the exons ATGGCTTTCAAG TTCCTGACCTTCTGTGCCCTGGTGGCAGTTGCCCGTGCTGGAGTTATCTCCTCTCCTCTGACTTATGCTGCACCAGCCCCCGTTGCTTACGCTCACGCTCCAGCACACGTTGCTTATGCTGCTCCAGTTACCAAGACCCTGGTGGCTGCTCCGATCACAAAGACTGTCGTTGCTGATGAGTACGACCCGAACCCACAGTACTCGTTCTCGTACGGAATCTCCGATGCGCTGACCGGTGACTCAAAGTCCCAGCAGGAATCCCGCAATGGTGATGTTGTCCAGGGATCGTACTCCGTCGTCGATCCAGATGGCATCAAGCGTACTGTCGAATACACCGCCGATCCACACAACGGATTCAACGCCGTCGTTCACCGTGAACCGCTGGGCGTGAAGACCATCGCCGCTGCTCCAGTTGCCAAGGTCGTTGCCGCTGCCCCAGTCGCCTATGCCGCACCGGTGGCCAAGACCATTTCCTACGCTGCCCCGGTAGCTAAACTGGCCGCCGCTCCAGTTGCCTATGCCGCCCCGGCGTACGCctaccatcactaa